In Patagioenas fasciata isolate bPatFas1 chromosome 18, bPatFas1.hap1, whole genome shotgun sequence, a genomic segment contains:
- the LOC139829382 gene encoding fas-binding factor 1 homolog, giving the protein MDVLTGTISHTRSLNGITEKMEKFSSDLQNMCRRGMEEERSRVQELVANTQARLGEQARLLEQERAELKIQRQELKAEEEQLARDRQRLDQAWQELRLEKEKVIGAARRVQKQEGMIRSTKEHSRGLTPLLKS; this is encoded by the exons ATGGATGTGCTGACCGGCACCATTTCACACACCAG GTCTCTGAACGGCATCACTGAGAAGATGGAGAAGTTCTCCAGTGACCTGCAGAACATGTGCAGGAGGGGCATGGAGGAGGAGCGGAGCCGtgtccaggagctggtggccaacacgcaggccaggctgggcgagcaggctcggctgctggagcag gagcgggcagagctgaagatccagcgccaggagctgaaagccgaggaggagcagctggcgagagacaggcagaggctggaccaggcctggcaggagctgaggctggagaaggagaaggtgatcGGGGCCGCGCGACGTGTCCAGAAGCAGGAGGGGATGATCAGAAGCACGAAGGAG CACAGCCGGGGTCTCACACCCCTCCTGAAGTCGTGA